DNA from Bradyrhizobium japonicum USDA 6:
CTGAGGGGCTGCCGGACGAGCACGGCCTGCATGGTTCGAGACGCCCGCCCTGGGCGGGCTCCTCACCATGAGGGTCTGATATCTCGCCGCAAAACGCGATCTCATCCTGAGGGCCCGCCGCAGGCGGGCGTCCCGAAGGATGGGCCGCAGCGTCGTAGCCCGGATCAAGCGATAGCGTAATCCGGGTCATGCATCCGCGTCGGGATATCTCCCGGATTGCGCTACGCTCCATCCGGGCTACAAGGTCTCAGCCGGGATACAATGGAGCTCGTGATGACCGCAGATGCCGCTGACCTGGACTACGGCTCGATCAGCACACTTCTGAGCGCGCTGCACGCGCGCAAAGTGTCGGCGTCCGAGTTGCTCGCGCATACGATCGCGCGCATCGAGGCGCTGGACGGGCGCATCAACGCGATCATCGTCCGCGATTTCGATCGCGCGAGAGAGGCCGCGCGCGCCGCCGATGCCGCGCTTGGCCGCGGCGAGAGGCTGCCGCTGCTCGGCATTCCCGTGACCTTGAAAGAACCGTTCAACGTCGCCGGCCTGCCGACGACATGGGGCTTCCCACATTTCAGGGATTTCATGCCTGCGGAAGATGCCCTTGTCGTCTCGCGGTTGAAGGCGGCAGGCGCCGTCATCATCGGCAAGACCAACATCCCGATCGGCTTGCGGGATTTCCAGAGCTACAACGACATCCACGGGACCACGAACAATCCGTGGGACCTCGGCCGGTCGCCCGGCGGCTCCTCCGGCGGATCGGGCGCAGCGCTGGCCGCAGGTTTCGGTCCACTCTCGATCGGCTCGGACATCGGCGGCTCGATCCGGGTGCCTGCGCATTTCTGCGGCGTGTTCGGACACAAGCCAAGCCTCGGCCTGGTCCCGCTGCGCGGCTACAGCCTGCCCCCGGCACCGCCCGTCCCCGGCCAGGGCGATCTCGCGGTCGTCGGCCCGATGGCGCGCACCGCCTCCGACCTCGCGCTGGCGCTCGACGTGATTGCCGGCCCCGACGAGACGCGCGACGGGATCGGCTATCGCCTGGCCCTGCCCGCCCCGCGGCATGACCATCTCAAGGATTTCAGGATCCTCGTAATCGATACGCATCCGCTGATGCCAACGGGCGATGCCGTGCGTTCAGCCATCGGGCGATTGGCCGACCGGCTCGACAAATCTGGCGCGCGGGTCGCGCGCGCAAGCACGGCACTGCCCGACCTCGCCGACTCCGCACGGCTCTACATGAAGCTGTTGAACGCAGCGCGAAGCCCGCGCCTGACACCGGCCGCCCTCGCAGAGGCGCAAGGAGTTGCCGCGGCACTCTCGCCCGACGACCGCAGCCTGCAGGCCGAGCGCTCCCGCGGCTGGGGCATGATCCATCGCGACTGGCTCGCGATGGACGCGGCCCGCTTGCAGTTGCAGCAGCGGTGGCAGCAGTTCTTCCGCGAGTTCGACGCGGTGATCTATCCGGCTGCCGCCGTGCCGGCCTTTCCGCACGATCATTCCGAGCCGTTCGACGCGCGGCAACTGGACATCGACGGAAAGCTTCATCCCTATGCCGATGCGTGCTTCATCTGGGCCGATCCCGCTTCGACCTGCGGACTGCCTGCGACAGCCGTTCCAATCGAGCGCACGCCCTCGGGCTTGCCGATCGGCGTCCAGATCATCGGGCCTTATCTCGAGGACCGCACGACGATTGCGCTGGCCGGACTGATTGAGCGCGAGTTCGGTGGCTTCGTGCCGCCGCCGTCGCTGCAATCCTCAAAATGACAACGGCCGGCGGCCGTCACGTTCTGTCGGCCGACTGCGCCTCGACCGCCTGCACGGCCACGATCGCCACCTGCCGCAACGCCTCGCGGTCGGAGCCTGAGGACGCCATCACGCCCATGCCGACCGAGACGGCCGAGACGTAGCGCGCGAGCGCGGCGGGATCGGAGCTCGGCTTGAGATCGCCTTCGGCCTTGGCGCGAACAAAACGGTCGCGGAGCTGGTCTTCGTTCTGGGCGCGGCGGGCGGCGAGCTCGAAGGGGACGTTCTCGGAGCCGGTGCCGCAGGCGATGCCGCCCTGCACGAGCAGGCAGCCGGGCGGATTGGCGGGATCGGTCTGCTTGTCGGCGATGCCCATCAGCATCCGCTCGGCGACGTCGCGGGCGGTGGGTGCGGCAACCACCTCGTTCATCCAGACGCCCCGCAATTTGGTGTAACGGTCGAGTGCGGCCTTGAGCAGGCCTTCCTTGTTGCCGAAGCAGGCGTAAAGGCTCGGGGGATTGATGCCCATGGCCTCGGTGAGCTGGGCAATGGTGGCGCCCTCATAGCCATGGCGCCAAAACACTTCCATCGCCTGGTCCAACGCCGTTTCGGCGTCGAATTCGCGGGGGCGTCCCATGCCCATGTGCCTGTCTCCTCGGAATTCACGTTCTGCCTGAAGCTTAACGCCGAATCCTATCTATTTGTTCTAGCTTTATTTTCTCTGCCGTCTTCCAATTCTTGCGGTATGCCGCTACAATTTTCTTAGTGAATGGTACATAAGTATCTTGCACTGCGACATCCAGCTCCACATCTGTAGTGAACACTACATATCTGGAGCGCGCAAATGCATCCCTCGCAAAACTCCCCCCGCACCGGCCGTTTCCGCCGCCTTCTCGGCGGCGCCGCCATTGTTGGCGCCCTCGCCGTGGCCGGCTCGATCGCGACCGGCCACTACTTCCGTGCAGCCCAGGCCACCGCAACGGCCGCCGCTGCCGAGCAGGCCGTCCCTGTCACGGTCGCGCTGATCGAACCGAAGCAGACGGTGCTCTGGGACGATTTCTCCGGCCGGCTCGAGGCCATCGACCGCGTCGAGCTTCGTCCCCGCGTTGCCGGTGCGATCCTTGCGACCAACTTCACCGAAGGCGCGCTGGTGAAGGCCGGCGACGTGCTGTTCAAGATCGATCCGGCGCCTTACGCAGCGGAGGTCGACAAGGCCAACGCCCAGCTCGAGGCTGCCAAAGCGCGCGTCGTGTTCACCCAGAGCGAGCTCGAGCGCGGCGCGCAGCTGGTCGGCAACGCCGTGGTCACGCGGCGTGACTACGACCAGCGCGACAATGCCAATCGCGAAGCCATCGCCAACGTGAAGGCGGCCGAAGCGACGCTCCAGACCGCAAAGCTCAATCTCGACTACACCGAAGTGCGTGCGCCCGTGGACGGCCGCGTCGGCAAGTTCGAGATCACCGTCGGCAATCTCGTCGCCGCCGGCACCGCCTCCCCGGTGCTGACCTCGCTGGTGTCGGTCAATCCGATCTACGCCTCGTTCGATGCGGATGAAGAGGTCGTGCTGCGCGCGCTGAACTCGATCGCGGATGCCTCCGGCCAACGCGGCAAGCTCGACCAGATCCCGGTGGAAATGACGACATCCGGCGGCCTCTCGGCGAAGGGCCACATCCAGCTCATCGACAACCAGGTCAACGGCCAGAGCGGCACCATCCGGGTCCGCGCAGTGTTTCGGAACGAGGACGGGCGTCTCATCCCCGGCCAGTTCGCCCGCGTACGCATGGGCCAGCCGAAGCAGCAGACGCTGGTGATGATCGACGAGCGCGCGATCGGCACCGACCAGGACAAGAAGTTCGTGATGGGGGTCGGCGACGACAGCCGTGCGGTCTATCGGCCGATAACGCTCGGCGGCTCGGTCGACGGCCTGCGCATCGTGACGGCGGGGCTGAAGCCCGGCGATCGCATCATCGTCAACGGCCTGCAGCGCGTGCGTCCGGGCGCCCTCCTCAAGACGGAGGTCGCGGCGATGGGTGCGCGTGGACCGCAGCAGGCTTCCAACCACAGCAACCAGGACGTGGTGCAACGCTAGTTACATCATTCCGGGCCGCGCGCCCGGAATGACCAAGTCATAGCGACCAAGACATCGCATCTCGATTCCGGGTTCGTGGGCGCAGCCTGCGTCCCGGGTAACGGGAGAGCTGTCTCTCGCGTAGGGGCAAAGCCATGAATCTCTCAAAGTTCTTCATCGACCGTCCGATCTTCGCCGGCGTGCTGTCCGTCCTGATCTTCCTCGCGGGCCTGATCTCGCTGTTCGCGATGCCGATCTCGGAATATCCGGACGTGGTGCCGCCCTCGGTGCTGGTGCGCGCGACCTATCCCGGCGCCAATCCCAAGGTGATCGCCGAGACGGTGGCAACCCCGATCGAGGAGCAGATCAACGGCGTCGAAGGCATGCTCTACATGTCGAGCCAGGCGACCACCGATGGCGCGATGACGCTGACGGTGACGTTCCGGCTCGGCACCGATCCCGACAAGGCGACGCAGCTGGTGCAGAACCGCGTGCAGCAGGCCGAACCGCGGCTGCCGGCCGTGGTGCGCCAGCTCGGCATCATCACCAAGAAATCGTCCCCCGACCTCACCATGGTCGTGCATCTGCTGTCGCCGAACAACCGCTACGACATGACGTATTTGCGCAACTATGCCGTGCTCAACGTCAAGGACCGGCTGGCGCGCATCGACGGTGTCGGCGACGTCCAGCTCTACGGCGCCGGCGACTATTCGATGCGGGTCTGGGTCGATCCGCAGAAGGCCGCCGAGCATGGCCTGACCGCGAGCGACATCGTCAAGTCGATCCAGGCGCAGAACGTCGAAGCCGCCGCCGGCGTCGTCGGCTCCTCCCCCAATGTCAAGGGCATCGACCTGCAACTCTCCGTCAATGCGGAAGGACGGCTCGCGAACGAGGAGCAGTTCGGCGACATCGTGGTCAAGACCGGCACGCGCGGCGAGGTGGTGCGCTTACGCGACGTCGCCCGCATCGAGCTTGGCGCGTCCGAATACGGCCTGCGCTCGCTGCTCGACAACAAGCAGGCGGTGGCGATCCCGATCTTCCAGGCGCCGGGCTCCAACGCGCTCGAGATCTCCGACCACGTCCGCGCCACAATGGCCGAGATCAAGAAGAACATGCCGGAGGGCGTGTCCTACCAGATCGTCTACGATCCCACCCAGTTCGTGCGCTCCTCGATCGAGGCCGTCATCCACACGCTGCTGGAGGCGATCGCGCTGGTGGTGCTGGTGGTGATCCTGTTCCTCCAGACCTGGCGCGCCTCGATCATTCCGCTGCTCGCGGTGCCGGTGTCGATCGTCGGCACCTTCGCGGTGATGCACGTGTTCGGCTTCTCCATCAACGCGCTCAGCCTGTTCGGTCTCGTGCTCGCGATCGGCATCGTCGTCGACGACGCCATCGTCGTGGTCGAGAACGTCGAGCGCAACATCGAGGGTGGCCTCTCGCCGCGCGACGCGACCTACCAGGCGATGCGCGAGGTCTCCGGCCCGATCATCGCGATCGCGATGGTGCTGATCGCGGTGTTCGTGCCGCTCGCCTTCATCTCCGGCCTGACCGGTCAGTTCTACAAGCAGTTCGCGCTGACCATCGCGATCTCGACCGTGATCTCCGCCGTCAACTCGCTGACGCTCTCGCCGGCCCTGTCGGCGCTGCTGCTCAAGGGCCACAACGAGCCGAAGGACCGGCTGACGATCATCATGGAAAAGAGCCTCGGCTGGTTCTTCCGCGGCTTCAACAAGGCCTTCACGCGTTCATCGGAGAATTACAGCGGCACCGTGACCAAGGTGATCTCGGGCAAGGCCGCGGTGATGGGCCTCTATGTCGTGCTGGTCGGCCTCACCGCCTTCCTGTTCCAGCAGGTGCCGAGCGGCTTCGTGCCGGGCCAGGACAAGCAGTACCTGGTCGGCTTCTCGCGGCTGCCTGACGGCGCAACGCTCGACCGTACCGAAGAGGTGATCCGCAAGATGAGCGACATCGCGCTGACCCAGCCCGGCGTCGAGAGCTCCGTCGCGTTCCCCGGCCTGTCCATCTCGGGCTTCACCAACTCGTCCAATGCCGGCATCGTGTTCTCGACGCTGAAACCGTTCGACGAGCGCAAGGGTCCGGCCCTGAGCGGGAACGCGATCGCGGCCGATCTGAACAAGAAATATTCCGGCATCCAGGAAGCCTTCATCGCCATGTTCCCGCCGCCGCCGGTCAACGGGCTCGGCACCATCGGCGGCTTCAAGCTCCAGATCGAGGACCGCGCCGGTCTCGGCTATGAAGCGCTGAACGAGGCGACGAAAGCGTTCATGGCGGCGATGCAGAAGGCGCCGGAGATCGCCGGCGTGTTCTCGAGCTTCCAGGTCAACGTGCCCCAGCTATTCGCCGACATCGACCGCACCAAGGCGCTGCAGCTCGGCGTGCCCGTGACCGAGGTGTTCAACACGCTGCAGATCTACCTCGGTTCCTACTACGTCAACGACTTCAACAAGTTCGGTCGCACCTACTCCGTCTACGTCCAGGCCGACGCGCCGTTCCGCGCCCGCGCCGACGACATCAGGCAGTTGAAGGTGCGCTCGTCCTCCGGCGACATGGTGCCGCTGTCGGCGCTGCTGACGATCCGCCAGAGCGCCGGACCGGAGCGTGCGATCCGCTACAACGGCTTTTTGTCGTCCGACATCAACGCGGCTGCTGCGCCCGGCTTTTCATCGGGCCAGGCGCAGGAGGTCGCGACGCGGATCGCGGCGGAGACGTTGCCGCCCGGCTTTGCCTTCGAATGGACCGACCTGACCTATCAGGAGTTCATCGCCGGCAATTCCGGCCTCTGGGTGTTTCCGCTGGCGATCCTGCTGGTGTTCCTGGTGCTGGCCGCGCTCTACGAGAGCCTGACCTTGCCGCTCTCGATCATCATGATCGTGCCGATGGGCCTGTTGGCGGCGATGTTCGGCGTCTGGATCTCGAAGGGTGACAACAACGTCTTCACCCAGATCGGCTTGATCGTGCTGGTCGGCCTCTCGGCCAAGAACGCGATCCTGATCGTCGAATTCGCGCGTGAGCTCGAATTCGCCGGACGCACGCCGATCCGGGCCGCGATCGAGGCGAGCCGACTGCGGCTCCGTCCGATCCTGATGACGTCGATGGCGTTCATCATGGGCGTCTTGCCGCTGGTGCTCTCGACCGGCGCGGGCTCGGAAATGCGGCGCGCGATGGGCGTCGCGGTGTTCTCCGGCATGATCGGCGTCACCGTGTTCGGCCTGTTCCTGACGCCGGTGTTCTATGTGCTGCTCCGGACCGTCACCGGCATGAAGCCGCTGACGCATCACGGCAGCGACACCAGCGCGGCGCCCGTGCAAAGCATCGGGCACTAGATCAGGGAAATCCCCGAGAGCAACAACAGAACGAGCACGGTCTTGCGAAAGACCGTCTCGTTGACCCGGTGAAAGGCGATCACACCGAGCACCGAGCCGGCGAACAGTGCCGGCAGGCTGATCGCGAGGTCGACGAACACCTTCGACGACAGGTCCTGGTGCCCGACCAGCAGCACGATCGCGAAGACCTGCATCGCGGCGATGAAGGGCTGCACCAAGCCGCGCTGCTCGCTCTTGGGCATGCCACGCATGTCGCACCAGATCGTGGGGATCGCACCAGGCATCGCGGTGAGGCCGCCGACCAGCCCTCCTCCGAACCCGATCAGTGCGACCCAGGGCCGGCCGACGGCTTCGCCCGCCGTGACCAGCGTCGGCCGCAGCAGCATGTAGGCGGCGTAGAGCGCGACGATGATACCGAAGCCGCGCCGGAGCAGATGCGTGTCCGTGGATTGCAGCAGCGACACCGCAATGGGAACGCCGATCAATCCGCCGACGATCAGCAGCAGACTGCCCTCCCACCGGATGCTGCGCCGAAGCGCCCACAGATTGGTGGCCTGCACGCCGATGCTGCACGCCATCATCAGCGGCACAGCCTCCAGCGGCTGAAACACGCGAAGCAGAATCGCGCCCGCCACGGCCGAGAACGCGAAGCCCGAGAGCCCCGAGACGAAGGCGCCGGCGAACACGGCGACGCTCACCAGAAGGCTGGTCGTGATATCAGGCACGATGCGCTCTCCGGGTCAGTCGTAAGGTGTCTGCGTCGCCGGGACATCGGCCGTCCCGGCGCAGAGCTCCGCATCGTGCGAATTCAGCAGAGGCCGAGAGACCGGCTGCGCGTGCGAACGCTCCAGCGTTGCCAGCCCGACCAGTTGAAGCGTGACGAGCGCCGCCGTCAGCGCGGCTGCTACAATGTTGACGTTATGCGCGTTCGAACGTGGTGCGGCCGGCCGCGCGCTCGCGCGGATCAACTCTGTTGGCATTTTCAAAAATATCCTCTTCATTGCAGACGGGAATAATTTCATTCAAACGCGACGTTTCATGCGACTGCGCCAGCAAATGGCCGTAGCGCCGCAACGCGCGCTTCGCGTCGATCTCGCGCTGCGCACGGAATGCCGCGCCGATGGCGACGATGTCGCGAAATTTTCCGGCCGGAGCTGGTGAGGCCTTTCGCATGACAATCTCCTCTCAACTTGTGCGAGAGATTGATGAGGTTCACTTCCGCTTGCCGTGAGTTGCTTCACACGAAGATCGAACGGGTCGAACAAGAAACGTGTGAGTTCTCGTAGAAGAGAGCGCGGAGAATCGCGTCATTCGATCGAACGACCCGCGATAACTTTCTAATGATGCTGCTGTTTGAACCTATCGCGAGTCGGAGCGACTCGCCTGCGCCTTCGGCATGCGCATCAGTGCAGAACCGGATTGGAGAATCCAGCCGCGAGCTTGACGAGATCGGCCTGACGCGAGACGCCGGTCTTCGCGAACACCCGATGCAGATGCGTCTTCACCGTCGTCTCCGCGATGCCGAGCGCCACGGCCGTCTCGGGCACACCGCCGACCTCGACGATCGATTGCATGACCCTCAGCTCCGCAGGGGTCAACTCGAACGCGCGGTCGATGAGGCCGGCGCATGAGCGACCGTCGAGTTCTGCCTTCCAGATCAACAAGGCGCCGACCGCCGACGTGCGCTCCACGGCGCCTTCACGCAACAACGACGGCAGCGCGATGACGTGCGCGACGTAGTAGGAGCCGTCATGCGACATCAGCGGAATCTTCCGCCCGGCAGCCGCCGCGACGGCAACCTCGCCTGCGTCACGGAAGATATCGCGCAGCGCCGAATTTGCCGCGGAAGATCGTGCCGCTAGCCGGCCCGCGACAGACCGCAGGA
Protein-coding regions in this window:
- a CDS encoding efflux RND transporter permease subunit: MNLSKFFIDRPIFAGVLSVLIFLAGLISLFAMPISEYPDVVPPSVLVRATYPGANPKVIAETVATPIEEQINGVEGMLYMSSQATTDGAMTLTVTFRLGTDPDKATQLVQNRVQQAEPRLPAVVRQLGIITKKSSPDLTMVVHLLSPNNRYDMTYLRNYAVLNVKDRLARIDGVGDVQLYGAGDYSMRVWVDPQKAAEHGLTASDIVKSIQAQNVEAAAGVVGSSPNVKGIDLQLSVNAEGRLANEEQFGDIVVKTGTRGEVVRLRDVARIELGASEYGLRSLLDNKQAVAIPIFQAPGSNALEISDHVRATMAEIKKNMPEGVSYQIVYDPTQFVRSSIEAVIHTLLEAIALVVLVVILFLQTWRASIIPLLAVPVSIVGTFAVMHVFGFSINALSLFGLVLAIGIVVDDAIVVVENVERNIEGGLSPRDATYQAMREVSGPIIAIAMVLIAVFVPLAFISGLTGQFYKQFALTIAISTVISAVNSLTLSPALSALLLKGHNEPKDRLTIIMEKSLGWFFRGFNKAFTRSSENYSGTVTKVISGKAAVMGLYVVLVGLTAFLFQQVPSGFVPGQDKQYLVGFSRLPDGATLDRTEEVIRKMSDIALTQPGVESSVAFPGLSISGFTNSSNAGIVFSTLKPFDERKGPALSGNAIAADLNKKYSGIQEAFIAMFPPPPVNGLGTIGGFKLQIEDRAGLGYEALNEATKAFMAAMQKAPEIAGVFSSFQVNVPQLFADIDRTKALQLGVPVTEVFNTLQIYLGSYYVNDFNKFGRTYSVYVQADAPFRARADDIRQLKVRSSSGDMVPLSALLTIRQSAGPERAIRYNGFLSSDINAAAAPGFSSGQAQEVATRIAAETLPPGFAFEWTDLTYQEFIAGNSGLWVFPLAILLVFLVLAALYESLTLPLSIIMIVPMGLLAAMFGVWISKGDNNVFTQIGLIVLVGLSAKNAILIVEFARELEFAGRTPIRAAIEASRLRLRPILMTSMAFIMGVLPLVLSTGAGSEMRRAMGVAVFSGMIGVTVFGLFLTPVFYVLLRTVTGMKPLTHHGSDTSAAPVQSIGH
- a CDS encoding sulfite exporter TauE/SafE family protein produces the protein MPDITTSLLVSVAVFAGAFVSGLSGFAFSAVAGAILLRVFQPLEAVPLMMACSIGVQATNLWALRRSIRWEGSLLLIVGGLIGVPIAVSLLQSTDTHLLRRGFGIIVALYAAYMLLRPTLVTAGEAVGRPWVALIGFGGGLVGGLTAMPGAIPTIWCDMRGMPKSEQRGLVQPFIAAMQVFAIVLLVGHQDLSSKVFVDLAISLPALFAGSVLGVIAFHRVNETVFRKTVLVLLLLSGISLI
- a CDS encoding TetR/AcrR family transcriptional regulator, whose translation is MGMGRPREFDAETALDQAMEVFWRHGYEGATIAQLTEAMGINPPSLYACFGNKEGLLKAALDRYTKLRGVWMNEVVAAPTARDVAERMLMGIADKQTDPANPPGCLLVQGGIACGTGSENVPFELAARRAQNEDQLRDRFVRAKAEGDLKPSSDPAALARYVSAVSVGMGVMASSGSDREALRQVAIVAVQAVEAQSADRT
- a CDS encoding amidase; amino-acid sequence: MTADAADLDYGSISTLLSALHARKVSASELLAHTIARIEALDGRINAIIVRDFDRAREAARAADAALGRGERLPLLGIPVTLKEPFNVAGLPTTWGFPHFRDFMPAEDALVVSRLKAAGAVIIGKTNIPIGLRDFQSYNDIHGTTNNPWDLGRSPGGSSGGSGAALAAGFGPLSIGSDIGGSIRVPAHFCGVFGHKPSLGLVPLRGYSLPPAPPVPGQGDLAVVGPMARTASDLALALDVIAGPDETRDGIGYRLALPAPRHDHLKDFRILVIDTHPLMPTGDAVRSAIGRLADRLDKSGARVARASTALPDLADSARLYMKLLNAARSPRLTPAALAEAQGVAAALSPDDRSLQAERSRGWGMIHRDWLAMDAARLQLQQRWQQFFREFDAVIYPAAAVPAFPHDHSEPFDARQLDIDGKLHPYADACFIWADPASTCGLPATAVPIERTPSGLPIGVQIIGPYLEDRTTIALAGLIEREFGGFVPPPSLQSSK
- a CDS encoding efflux RND transporter periplasmic adaptor subunit, whose protein sequence is MHPSQNSPRTGRFRRLLGGAAIVGALAVAGSIATGHYFRAAQATATAAAAEQAVPVTVALIEPKQTVLWDDFSGRLEAIDRVELRPRVAGAILATNFTEGALVKAGDVLFKIDPAPYAAEVDKANAQLEAAKARVVFTQSELERGAQLVGNAVVTRRDYDQRDNANREAIANVKAAEATLQTAKLNLDYTEVRAPVDGRVGKFEITVGNLVAAGTASPVLTSLVSVNPIYASFDADEEVVLRALNSIADASGQRGKLDQIPVEMTTSGGLSAKGHIQLIDNQVNGQSGTIRVRAVFRNEDGRLIPGQFARVRMGQPKQQTLVMIDERAIGTDQDKKFVMGVGDDSRAVYRPITLGGSVDGLRIVTAGLKPGDRIIVNGLQRVRPGALLKTEVAAMGARGPQQASNHSNQDVVQR